One window from the genome of Natrialba magadii ATCC 43099 encodes:
- a CDS encoding adenylate kinase family protein — protein MRIAVTGTPGTGKTTATELLADRLAREHEGESEADSEDANADGEDIDHGEVEVVHLNDVLAEEGLYTEVDPDRESKVADLDGLAAWLDGHDADTLVVDSHLAHHFDADRVAVLRCAPEELADRLRERGETEGKAAENAESEALDVILSEAVDQHGLESVYEIDTTDREPEAVADELAAVVAGEREPSAGEVDFTEYLL, from the coding sequence GTGAGAATCGCGGTCACCGGGACCCCTGGAACGGGGAAGACGACCGCGACCGAACTGCTGGCTGATCGGCTCGCCAGAGAGCATGAGGGTGAGAGTGAAGCGGACAGCGAAGACGCGAACGCTGACGGTGAAGACATCGACCACGGCGAGGTCGAAGTCGTCCACCTCAACGACGTGCTCGCCGAAGAAGGCCTCTACACCGAGGTCGACCCCGACCGCGAGAGCAAGGTCGCCGACCTGGACGGGCTCGCAGCGTGGCTCGACGGCCACGACGCCGATACCCTCGTCGTCGACTCCCACCTCGCACACCACTTCGACGCTGACCGCGTCGCCGTCCTCCGGTGTGCCCCCGAAGAGCTTGCGGATCGACTCCGCGAACGCGGCGAAACCGAAGGAAAGGCGGCCGAAAATGCTGAGAGCGAGGCCCTCGACGTAATCCTCTCCGAAGCCGTCGACCAGCACGGACTCGAGTCCGTCTACGAAATCGACACGACCGATCGCGAGCCAGAAGCTGTCGCGGACGAACTCGCAGCCGTCGTTGCGGGTGAGCGCGAGCCGAGTGCTGGCGAGGTCGACTTTACGGAGTACCTGCTATGA
- the tpiA gene encoding triose-phosphate isomerase, protein MFVLVNLKTYPCDPVAVAEAVRDVNETTDARLAVAPQAAHLERVADTGAETWAQHVDPIEHGSNTGHTLAESVANAGAVGTLINHSEQRLKLADIDGSVQAAERAGLETVVCANNPAQIGAAAALGPDAVAVEPPALIGTGTPVSQADPDIVEDAVDAAESVDNDVSVLCGAGISTGDDVVAASDLGSEGVLLASGVAKADDPTAALEDLVDPL, encoded by the coding sequence ATGTTCGTCCTCGTCAACCTGAAGACGTATCCGTGTGATCCAGTCGCCGTCGCGGAGGCCGTCCGCGATGTTAACGAGACTACCGACGCTCGCCTCGCCGTCGCGCCGCAGGCAGCACACCTCGAACGCGTCGCCGACACCGGCGCAGAGACCTGGGCACAGCACGTCGATCCGATCGAACACGGGAGCAACACCGGACACACGCTTGCGGAGTCCGTCGCCAACGCAGGTGCAGTCGGCACCCTGATCAACCACTCCGAGCAGCGCCTGAAACTCGCCGATATCGACGGCTCGGTGCAGGCAGCGGAGCGCGCCGGACTCGAGACGGTCGTCTGTGCGAACAACCCAGCACAGATCGGCGCGGCCGCGGCGCTCGGACCGGATGCCGTCGCCGTCGAACCGCCAGCACTGATCGGGACGGGAACGCCGGTCAGCCAGGCTGATCCGGATATCGTCGAGGACGCCGTGGATGCAGCCGAGAGCGTCGATAACGATGTGTCCGTGCTCTGCGGTGCGGGTATCAGCACGGGCGACGACGTGGTCGCTGCCAGCGACCTCGGCTCCGAGGGCGTCCTGCTCGCAAGCGGCGTCGCGAAGGCTGACGATCCGACGGCTGCACTTGAGGATCTGGTCGACCCGCTCTGA
- a CDS encoding ATP-dependent DNA ligase produces the protein MEFATFADRAATIEAESADLEIVAHVRDLLAEAGDDLPIVARFVQGRVFPAWDSTTLDIGPNTCYEAIARAAGTNVDADDVEERLADRGEIGAVAASYDFGGQQGLGAFMSGGGSGAGGAVDNNDDQDDRNNGGNGSNSGNDSNSSNDSNSSNGTGDLTVREINDTLTDLAAAEGSGSQDRKVDLLFGLFNRCSSDEARYLARLVLSEMRIGVGEGTVRDAIAEAFEVPQEPVERALQVSNDYGQVAETAREDGVDGLDEIDLEIGRPVQAMLAQAGTVTDALEEWDEAAVEWKYDGARIQLHYDPAGPGGPDGDSNGETHVFSRNMEAVTDALPEVVEFADEHLDGPAILDGEVVAIDDDGNPLPFQEVLKRFRRKHDVAKARENVSVRPVFFDCLHADGDDLLEEPLVERHNQLESVLAMGPQQEPEEIDGFSLLWVTDNPDEIEAVDADALEAGHEGIMLKNPDSAYSPGRRGKNWQKRKPDVETLDCVVTGAEWGEGRRATFLGTFELSVRDGDDLETVGKVATGITDEKLEELTELLEPHIVAEDGTAVELEPAVVFEVGYEEIQTSPTYSSGYALRFPRFLGVRYDKDTAGAETLERLETLFES, from the coding sequence ATGGAGTTCGCCACGTTCGCAGACCGCGCCGCCACGATCGAGGCCGAATCCGCGGATCTCGAGATCGTTGCCCACGTCCGCGACCTGCTCGCAGAGGCCGGCGACGATCTCCCAATCGTCGCCCGGTTCGTCCAGGGCCGGGTCTTCCCAGCCTGGGACTCGACCACGCTCGATATCGGGCCAAACACCTGCTACGAGGCTATCGCCCGTGCAGCGGGGACGAACGTCGACGCAGACGACGTGGAGGAGCGACTCGCCGACCGCGGCGAAATCGGTGCGGTGGCGGCGAGCTACGACTTCGGCGGCCAGCAGGGGTTGGGTGCGTTCATGAGCGGCGGTGGCAGTGGCGCTGGTGGTGCTGTCGACAACAATGACGACCAGGACGACCGCAACAACGGCGGCAACGGCAGCAACAGCGGCAACGACAGCAACAGCAGCAACGACAGCAACAGCAGCAACGGCACCGGCGACCTCACCGTCCGCGAAATAAACGACACCCTTACCGACCTCGCGGCCGCCGAAGGCTCGGGCAGCCAAGACCGGAAGGTCGACCTCCTCTTCGGGCTGTTCAACCGCTGCTCGAGCGACGAAGCGCGCTACCTCGCTCGCCTCGTCCTCTCCGAAATGCGCATCGGCGTCGGCGAGGGTACCGTCCGGGACGCCATCGCCGAGGCCTTCGAGGTTCCCCAAGAGCCGGTCGAACGCGCACTCCAGGTCTCGAACGACTACGGCCAGGTCGCGGAAACCGCCCGCGAGGACGGCGTCGACGGACTCGACGAGATCGACCTCGAGATCGGTCGCCCAGTCCAGGCCATGCTCGCGCAGGCGGGGACGGTTACGGATGCACTCGAGGAGTGGGACGAGGCTGCGGTCGAGTGGAAGTACGACGGGGCGCGAATCCAGTTACACTACGATCCAGCAGGCCCTGGCGGTCCAGACGGCGACAGCAACGGCGAGACGCACGTTTTCTCCCGGAACATGGAAGCGGTCACCGACGCACTCCCGGAGGTCGTCGAGTTTGCCGACGAACACCTCGACGGCCCCGCGATTCTGGACGGCGAGGTCGTCGCGATTGACGACGATGGCAACCCCTTGCCGTTTCAGGAGGTGCTCAAGCGCTTCCGGCGCAAGCACGACGTGGCGAAAGCCCGCGAAAACGTCTCTGTTCGCCCAGTCTTCTTCGACTGTCTCCACGCCGACGGCGACGACCTCCTCGAGGAGCCACTGGTCGAGCGACACAACCAACTCGAGTCGGTGCTCGCGATGGGCCCCCAGCAAGAACCCGAAGAGATCGACGGCTTCTCGCTGCTGTGGGTCACCGACAACCCTGACGAAATCGAGGCCGTCGACGCGGACGCACTCGAGGCCGGCCACGAGGGGATAATGCTCAAGAACCCCGATTCAGCGTACTCGCCGGGCCGGCGCGGAAAGAACTGGCAGAAGCGCAAACCGGACGTCGAGACGCTCGACTGCGTCGTCACCGGTGCGGAGTGGGGCGAGGGACGGCGGGCGACGTTCCTCGGGACGTTCGAGCTCTCGGTTCGCGACGGCGACGACCTGGAAACGGTCGGCAAGGTCGCGACGGGCATCACGGACGAGAAACTCGAGGAATTGACGGAACTGCTGGAACCCCACATCGTCGCGGAGGACGGAACGGCGGTCGAACTCGAGCCGGCCGTCGTTTTCGAGGTTGGCTACGAGGAGATCCAGACGTCGCCGACGTACTCGTCGGGCTATGCACTGCGATTCCCGCGATTCCTGGGTGTACGATACGACAAGGATACTGCGGGAGCGGAGACGCTCGAGCGACTCGAGACGCTGTTCGAATCGTAG
- a CDS encoding outer membrane protein assembly factor BamB family protein: MKYDRRTYLSSAIITITLSGCTGLINSGRIRWTSQLGSDIRIFPIVSDERIYVGSQGGGVHVFELNTGERVWNTGPQMDDVVRVTPAVSDDGLYIGSTGQTGVLDTVYGFHLDGTKNWSFRPNIPQLPVLSSPALAAETVYVGCNDSFVYALDSRDGTEEWAFETGDSVQTSPAVDDGTVYAGSRDNSLYALNAADGTEEWAFETESSIVSDPTVVNGTIYIANSDGVLSAVDTHGEELWSFETNGGTNSNPTVADGTVYVGSGDGKLYAVDASDGTEEWTFDTDGLVFSPSSADGIVYVGSADNSLYAVDAADGSERWSYQTDDEVGSTPAISDELVVVGSFDGTLHALER, from the coding sequence ATGAAATATGATCGCAGGACCTACTTATCATCGGCCATTATAACTATCACTTTATCTGGGTGTACTGGGTTAATAAATAGCGGTCGCATACGATGGACAAGCCAATTAGGATCCGATATCAGGATTTTCCCAATAGTTTCGGATGAACGAATATATGTCGGAAGCCAAGGGGGTGGTGTCCACGTATTTGAGTTAAATACTGGCGAAAGAGTATGGAACACTGGACCACAAATGGACGACGTGGTCCGGGTGACACCGGCGGTAAGCGACGACGGTTTGTACATTGGAAGTACTGGTCAGACCGGCGTGTTGGACACAGTCTATGGGTTTCATCTGGACGGAACCAAGAACTGGTCATTCCGTCCAAATATTCCACAGTTACCCGTTCTCTCCTCACCAGCACTCGCAGCAGAGACCGTATACGTCGGTTGTAACGACTCGTTCGTGTACGCACTTGATTCCCGAGACGGAACGGAAGAGTGGGCGTTCGAAACGGGAGACAGCGTCCAGACCTCTCCCGCAGTCGACGACGGGACAGTCTACGCCGGCAGTCGTGATAACTCGCTATACGCCCTCAACGCTGCAGATGGGACTGAAGAGTGGGCGTTCGAAACCGAGAGCTCAATTGTCTCTGATCCGACCGTCGTCAATGGAACGATCTATATCGCGAATTCCGACGGCGTCCTCTCCGCGGTCGATACCCACGGTGAAGAATTGTGGTCGTTCGAGACGAACGGGGGTACCAATTCAAATCCCACTGTCGCTGACGGGACGGTGTACGTCGGCAGTGGCGATGGCAAACTATATGCCGTCGATGCCAGCGACGGAACCGAGGAGTGGACGTTCGACACAGATGGACTCGTCTTCTCGCCCTCGTCCGCCGACGGAATCGTCTACGTCGGATCCGCTGACAACTCGCTATACGCAGTCGACGCGGCTGACGGAAGCGAACGCTGGTCATACCAGACCGACGACGAGGTCGGGTCGACGCCAGCGATTAGTGACGAACTGGTTGTCGTCGGTAGTTTCGACGGCACGTTACACGCACTCGAGCGATAG
- a CDS encoding multiprotein bridging factor aMBF1: protein MVQCEMCGAETSSPKTIKVEGAKLDVCSNCTDFGTEVRQPSSSSTSTKYSTGSSSSSSSSSGQSAGSSGASSSSSSSSSTQRRNDMFDDMDELAPDYDDLVRSARENKGLSQSDLANELNEKSSLIRKIERGDTLPSDRVQSKLERFLEIDLSAEGSSGDDSEWSGGSSSGSYTLGDVVKRKD from the coding sequence ATGGTTCAGTGCGAGATGTGTGGCGCCGAGACGTCGTCTCCGAAGACCATCAAGGTCGAGGGCGCGAAGTTAGACGTGTGTTCGAACTGTACCGACTTCGGCACCGAAGTCAGACAGCCGTCGAGTTCGAGCACGTCCACCAAGTACTCGACCGGTTCCTCGTCCTCATCGTCGAGTTCGAGCGGCCAATCGGCCGGCTCGAGTGGGGCAAGTAGCTCGTCTTCGTCGAGTTCGAGTACCCAACGTCGGAACGATATGTTCGACGATATGGACGAACTCGCACCCGATTACGACGACCTCGTCCGGTCCGCACGCGAAAACAAGGGCCTCAGCCAGTCCGATCTGGCCAACGAGCTCAACGAGAAGTCGAGTCTCATCCGAAAGATCGAACGCGGCGATACCCTGCCGAGCGATCGCGTCCAGTCGAAACTCGAGCGCTTCCTCGAGATCGACCTGAGCGCAGAGGGAAGTTCGGGCGACGACTCCGAGTGGTCCGGCGGCTCCTCGTCGGGCAGTTACACGCTCGGTGACGTCGTCAAGCGCAAGGACTGA
- a CDS encoding toll/interleukin-1 receptor domain-containing protein: MSGEQVFVSHAPGDLELVQDLFSTVKNFPFGVHIALEEVESGGSRARLEGRLANSDVVVAVLTKRATTSQWINQEIGYALAKGIPVLPLYDDECRRGGFISDVEGVVIDRENPSVTIFNLLCRLRSELAPLGALSVPNWYVRFPCTVPNCDQSVTLDIERNQTKLWKLHQHGQALSADCGNCGSRYYFDPGTIGYLRREDGSSGSRAR, from the coding sequence ATGTCCGGAGAACAGGTCTTCGTCTCGCACGCGCCAGGTGATCTCGAGCTCGTCCAGGATCTGTTCTCGACGGTGAAGAACTTCCCCTTTGGTGTCCACATCGCGCTCGAGGAGGTCGAATCCGGCGGCTCACGAGCGCGTCTCGAGGGCCGATTGGCGAACAGCGACGTGGTCGTCGCGGTGCTCACCAAGCGAGCGACGACCAGCCAGTGGATCAACCAGGAGATCGGTTACGCCCTCGCGAAGGGAATCCCCGTGTTGCCGCTGTACGATGACGAGTGTCGCCGTGGTGGCTTCATCAGCGATGTCGAAGGCGTCGTGATCGACCGCGAGAACCCCTCGGTGACGATTTTCAATCTGCTGTGTCGACTCCGGAGCGAACTCGCCCCGCTCGGCGCGCTCTCGGTGCCGAACTGGTACGTCCGGTTCCCGTGTACCGTGCCGAACTGTGACCAGTCGGTGACACTCGATATCGAACGCAATCAAACGAAACTCTGGAAACTCCACCAGCACGGCCAGGCCCTGTCTGCGGACTGTGGAAACTGCGGCTCGCGCTATTACTTCGATCCAGGGACGATCGGGTACTTGCGTCGTGAGGACGGCAGTAGTGGATCAAGAGCACGGTAA
- a CDS encoding DUF3054 domain-containing protein: MDTAVQADERTSVFDRETLLVGTVDIALLTALILYGQYSHGLVDGIPALLEALAPFLLGWVAMTALSGLYTRNSTASVIGTARLTALTWIAAANIGLSLRVSPFLDGSAAWPFGLVITGFGLVALVGWRVGYAVITRR; the protein is encoded by the coding sequence ATGGACACTGCAGTGCAGGCGGATGAGCGCACATCGGTCTTCGATCGCGAAACGCTGCTGGTCGGTACCGTCGACATTGCTCTGTTGACGGCGTTGATCCTGTACGGTCAGTACTCACACGGGCTGGTCGACGGCATTCCCGCCCTGCTCGAGGCGTTGGCCCCGTTCCTGCTCGGCTGGGTCGCGATGACGGCGTTGTCGGGGTTGTACACTCGTAACAGTACGGCGTCGGTGATCGGAACGGCGCGACTGACGGCACTGACCTGGATCGCAGCGGCGAATATCGGACTGTCACTCCGTGTATCGCCGTTTCTCGATGGCTCGGCTGCCTGGCCGTTCGGCCTTGTCATCACCGGTTTCGGACTGGTCGCCCTCGTCGGCTGGCGTGTCGGGTATGCTGTGATCACCCGACGATAG
- the hisC gene encoding histidinol-phosphate transaminase, which yields MQPRDLSDHVAYEAGRGIEEVARELGRDPSEFVKLASNENPHGPSPAAVETIREAASTVSSYPKSTHTDLTEAVADHWDISPAQVWLANGGDGALDYLSRAVIEPGDEVLVPTPGFAYYGMSARFHHGEVSEYSLDREDGFAQTAQAVLEDYDGERIVYLTSPHNPSGSTIDLAEIERLADETDEETLVVVDEAYGEFADVESAIALIEGRDGFDSRDDIAVLRTFSKAYGLAGLRLGYAVVPDEWADAYTRVNTPFAASELACRAGLAAFGDDKHVERTVETARKSRTAMREDIDAHVWESEGNFALAAVGDASTVAETMQERGVIVRDCTSFGLPGCIRITCGTEAETERAIETLNEVLADLGLDLDSDSDSDSDSEPNPNSDSGPAADHEREVSDT from the coding sequence ATGCAACCGCGCGATCTGTCCGATCACGTCGCCTACGAGGCGGGTCGGGGCATCGAGGAAGTCGCCCGCGAACTCGGGCGCGATCCCTCGGAGTTCGTCAAACTCGCCTCGAACGAGAACCCGCACGGACCCTCGCCGGCCGCCGTCGAGACTATCCGCGAGGCAGCCTCGACCGTCAGTTCCTACCCGAAATCAACACACACTGACCTCACCGAAGCCGTCGCCGACCACTGGGACATCTCACCCGCACAGGTCTGGCTGGCAAACGGTGGCGACGGGGCACTCGATTACCTCTCACGGGCCGTCATCGAACCCGGCGACGAGGTGCTCGTTCCGACGCCCGGATTCGCCTACTACGGTATGAGCGCCCGCTTCCACCACGGCGAGGTCAGTGAGTACAGCCTCGACCGCGAGGATGGATTCGCCCAGACCGCACAGGCAGTTCTCGAGGACTACGACGGCGAACGGATCGTCTATCTCACCAGCCCGCACAACCCGTCGGGGTCGACGATCGACCTCGCCGAAATCGAGCGCCTGGCAGACGAAACCGACGAGGAGACGCTCGTCGTCGTCGACGAGGCCTACGGCGAGTTCGCCGACGTCGAGAGCGCCATCGCACTTATCGAGGGCCGAGACGGCTTCGATTCGCGGGACGATATCGCCGTCTTGCGGACGTTCTCGAAGGCCTACGGCCTCGCCGGCCTCCGACTCGGCTACGCCGTGGTTCCCGACGAGTGGGCAGACGCCTACACGCGCGTGAACACGCCCTTCGCCGCGAGCGAACTCGCCTGCCGGGCCGGGCTGGCCGCCTTCGGCGACGACAAACACGTCGAGCGGACCGTCGAGACGGCACGCAAGTCCCGCACGGCCATGCGTGAGGATATCGATGCGCACGTCTGGGAGAGCGAGGGGAACTTCGCCCTCGCAGCTGTGGGCGACGCCAGTACGGTCGCCGAGACGATGCAGGAACGTGGCGTCATCGTCCGGGACTGTACGAGCTTCGGGCTACCCGGCTGTATCCGCATCACCTGCGGCACCGAGGCCGAAACCGAGCGCGCGATCGAGACGCTCAACGAGGTGCTCGCGGATCTCGGTCTGGATCTCGATTCCGATTCCGATTCCGATTCCGATTCCGAACCCAATCCCAATTCTGATTCCGGTCCCGCAGCCGACCACGAACGTGAGGTGTCCGACACGTGA
- a CDS encoding CDP-alcohol phosphatidyltransferase family protein, with translation MTLDKFRPYISRFLDPFVKGFDRIGMSPDGVSIVAFGMAVLAAGAFFLGGRAAPVWYAVAAALVFLNGWLDIVDGALAREQEVASAGGDLLDHVLDRYADIVIIAGLAAGIGDYLLGFLAVTGVVMTSYLGTQAQAVGLDRVYGGLVGRADRLAIIGVVGFLAYPVSGEVAGLTLIGWLLVFLAVVGHLTALQRFFYSWSALE, from the coding sequence ATGACACTCGATAAGTTCAGACCATACATCTCGCGCTTTCTGGATCCGTTCGTAAAGGGATTCGACCGCATCGGGATGAGCCCCGACGGCGTGAGTATCGTCGCGTTCGGGATGGCGGTGCTGGCCGCAGGGGCGTTCTTCCTCGGGGGGAGAGCAGCACCCGTCTGGTACGCCGTCGCCGCCGCGTTAGTCTTCCTGAACGGCTGGCTCGATATCGTCGACGGCGCACTCGCGCGAGAGCAGGAGGTTGCGTCGGCGGGCGGCGACCTGCTCGACCACGTGCTCGACCGGTACGCCGACATCGTCATCATCGCGGGTCTGGCGGCCGGCATCGGTGATTACCTGCTCGGCTTCCTCGCCGTTACGGGCGTCGTGATGACCTCCTACCTCGGAACCCAGGCCCAGGCTGTCGGCCTCGACCGGGTCTACGGCGGTCTCGTCGGTCGTGCGGACCGGCTGGCCATCATCGGTGTCGTCGGCTTTCTGGCCTATCCTGTTTCGGGCGAGGTCGCCGGTCTAACGCTGATCGGATGGCTACTGGTCTTCCTCGCCGTCGTCGGTCACCTGACGGCGCTTCAGCGCTTTTTCTACTCCTGGTCGGCACTCGAGTAG